The Zingiber officinale cultivar Zhangliang chromosome 9A, Zo_v1.1, whole genome shotgun sequence genome window below encodes:
- the LOC122020727 gene encoding protein BIC1-like, with amino-acid sequence MTPNPSTCSPRPHPLPLPSPCRSSLLPSFLPPSLPPIWSDSIPRPTRSPGAMTPATLLDRTPSEGETRQRRPPQRDSRASGAVKSSRTDERAPDAGHELGDVRAATVAEEAAAAESGRERLKRHRTEMGGRVWIPEIWGQESLLKDWTDGSVFDRPLVPKGLTSAREALVQDCRRTNSTACLIRINPC; translated from the coding sequence ATGACCCCAAACCCTTCGACGTGTTCTCCCCGCCCACACCCACTTCCCCTGCCATCGCCTTGCCGCTCCTctctccttccttccttccttcctccctccctccctcccatCTGGTCAGATTCGATTCCACGGCCGACTCGATCGCCGGGAGCCATGACCCCTGCGACGCTCCTCGATCGGACGCCGTCGGAAGGCGAAACACGCCAGCGCCGCCCGCCGCAGCGCGATAGCCGCGCTTCCGGTGCCGTGAAAAGCTCGAGGACGGACGAGAGGGCGCCGGACGCAGGCCATGAGCTCGGCGACGTCCGGGCCGCGACGGTGGCGGAGGAGGCCGCGGCGGCGGAGAGCGGGCGAGAGAGGCTGAAGCGGCACAGGACGGAGATGGGCGGGCGGGTCTGGATCCCGGAGATCTGGGGGCAGGAGAGCCTCCTCAAGGACTGGACCGACGGCTCCGTCTTCGACCGGCCCCTGGTCCCCAAAGGGCTGACGTCGGCGCGTGAGGCGCTGGTCCAGGATTGCCGCCGAACCAACTCCACCGCCTGCCTGATTAGGATTAATCCTTGCTGA